The following is a genomic window from Terriglobia bacterium.
CCAGGTAACTGATCCACTGCAGGACCGGCGGCATGCTGGATATCGGAAAACCAAACCCCGAGAATATGATCGCCGGCTGGTAAAAGAAGAACGCCGAGACCAGCGCTTGCTGTTGCGTCCTCGATACCGTGGATATGAAGAAGCCGGCACCGAGCACACAAAACAAAAAAAGCACCAATCCCAGGGTTAAGACGCCTACACTGCCGCGAAACGGAATGCCAAACCAATACGTCCCAAACAGCGCGATGAGCGCGCCGTCCGCAAGACCGATGAGGAAGAAAGGAAAAGTCTTGCCGATGATGAATTCCCAGCTTCGTACCGGGGTTACCATGATCTGCTCGAGGGTGCCGATCTCGCGTTCCCGCACCACGGCAAACGCGGTCAGAACGATCACCTGAATGAGCGCCAAGATGCCGATCACACCCGGGATGAAGTTCCAGCGGCTCTGCATGTCTACATTGAACAAGGGCCGACGCTGCAATTCCACGCGTGGCATTTGCGCAAACAGCAATGGAATGCTGCGCTCGAGATTCGAGTTCTGGTAATCACGGGCGAAGTTGTCGGCAACCTGGGTCACGAATCCCAGGGCAACGAGCGCCGTATTGGAATTGCTGCCGTCGAAGATCACCTGCACGGGCGCCATCTTTCCTTTGCGAACTTGGGCGCCGAAACCGGCTTGGATATGGATGCCGATCATCGCCTCGCCATCGGCAATTACCTGCCCGAGTTGATGGCGATCCGACAAACGATGGCTCACCTCGAAGTACCGGCTCCCGGTGAAGCGGGCAACGAAATCGCGGCTCTCGGGACTGTTATCCTGGTCCAGAACGGCGGTGGAAACATGACGAATTTCGAAGCTAACGGCGTAACCAAGGATGAGCAGTTGGATGAGGGGAGGTGCGAGCAGAAGGAACAGGCTGCGCTTGTCGCGAATCACCTGTATGAACTCCTTCACGATCATCACCCGAATGCGAGCCAACATCGTAGAACCTCAATCCAGGGTCTTATGAAATGAGTGCGTAGCCAACAGACCCACCACGGTAACGAAGATGGCGAGACCTAGCAGATCGGCCCGCAGCAGGTGCAGCGGGGTGCCCTTCAAGAACAGGTTCTTGAGCATGCTCACGTAATATCGAGCGGGAACGGCATAGGTCAGCACGCGCGCGGCAGTCGGCATCTGGTCAATGGGATAAATGAACCCGGACAGCAAGAACGCCGGCAGAAACGTGGTGACCAAAGCGGTCTGGCTGGCGGCCAGTTGCGTTTTGGCCACGACGGAAATGAAGTACCCCATCGCCAGGACAACCAGCAGGAACATGGCGGACCCGGCAAGCAGCGAAATCCAATGACCACGGAATGGCACGCCGAACCACCAGACGGCGATCGCCGTGCAGAGCGCCGCGTCCGCCAGACTGATGACAAAATAAGGCGCCAACTTGCCCAGCATGATCTCCAACGATTGTACGGGCGTCGAGATCAGTTGCTCCATCGTGCCGCGCTCCCATTCGCGCGCGATGGTCAGCGATGTCAGGAAGGTGCCGATCGTTGCCATCACCAGCGCAATCACACCGGGAGCGATGAAGGCGCGGCTCTCCAGGTCCTGGTTGTACCAGACGCGCGGC
Proteins encoded in this region:
- a CDS encoding ABC transporter permease; translation: MLARIRVMIVKEFIQVIRDKRSLFLLLAPPLIQLLILGYAVSFEIRHVSTAVLDQDNSPESRDFVARFTGSRYFEVSHRLSDRHQLGQVIADGEAMIGIHIQAGFGAQVRKGKMAPVQVIFDGSNSNTALVALGFVTQVADNFARDYQNSNLERSIPLLFAQMPRVELQRRPLFNVDMQSRWNFIPGVIGILALIQVIVLTAFAVVREREIGTLEQIMVTPVRSWEFIIGKTFPFFLIGLADGALIALFGTYWFGIPFRGSVGVLTLGLVLFLFCVLGAGFFISTVSRTQQQALVSAFFFYQPAIIFSGFGFPISSMPPVLQWISYLDPLRYFEIVLRSVYLKGVGVSVLWPQMAAMAVFAPALFMASIWRFRKSID
- a CDS encoding ABC transporter permease, with translation MRGHRILAMARKEIIQILRDTRSLAVVTLMPPIMMLLFGYGVSLDTKEIPLYIFDREGSLQSHELIKRFESTKYFDLVQTVDNYPALLRAIDQGSCRIAIVIPPDFSDKLNAGGTVGIQALVDGIDDNTANLSFSYSQTVVQGFSSSVQADWARRVGVPGLQYPLLLQPRVWYNQDLESRAFIAPGVIALVMATIGTFLTSLTIAREWERGTMEQLISTPVQSLEIMLGKLAPYFVISLADAALCTAIAVWWFGVPFRGHWISLLAGSAMFLLVVLAMGYFISVVAKTQLAASQTALVTTFLPAFLLSGFIYPIDQMPTAARVLTYAVPARYYVSMLKNLFLKGTPLHLLRADLLGLAIFVTVVGLLATHSFHKTLD